The DNA segment gtaaacttcttaacatgtaatttttttaagtttatttatttattttgagagggagagagagagcaggacaggagcagagagagagggagagagaatcccaagcaggctccatgctgtcagtacagagcccgacgtggggctcgaactcatgaaccatgagatcatgacctgagctgaaatcaagagttggacacttaactgactgagccacccaggtgcccctcagtgctCACTTTTGTGTAGGCTTTAGGTAACTGGATTCAGGTTTATCTAGAATCTTGTACATATAGAACTAGagtcactgtcagcgcagagccctatgtggggctcaaactcacgaacgacaagatcgtgacctagccaaagtcagatgctttaccaactgagccacccaggcaccctaacacACAATGTTTTTGATTGAACTGTCTAAATGTGTCCTATCATATATGGTTTTAGGGActtgaaaatcttttatttccttttctacttgGCAACCTTAaggaaatagataaaaacaaacaagaagttCACTGAAGCTTTGTTAATGATcgaaaaaaactagaaacaggaACATCCATAGATAGAAAACTGAGTAAATTATGTTACATCCTTAAAATAGAAcattagccattaaaaagaataaaccagATGCACATATGTTGATATGAAAAGATCTccaagatatattattaaaaatttttaaatgtttatttatttttgagacagagcacgtgcaggggaggggcagagagagagagatagggagacacagaatcgaagcaggctccaggctctgagctgtcagcacagagcccaacgcagggcttgaactcacaaactgtgagatcatgacctgagctgaagtcagacgcttaaccgactgagccacccaagcaccccatctccaagatatattatcaaaggaaaaaaagcaatatgCAGATGCAGAAGAAATACGTATAGTAAGATaccatttatactttaaaaattctctttctctctctccacacacacacacacacacacagacacacacatgcttgCATAGGCATAGAAATTTTCTGGAAGGATACTTGAGAAAGTGGTAATAGGTGTTGCCTTTGAGTAGTTGAACTGGAGTGGGGGAAATTTTCATCTTATGCCCTTGGTTCTGTATGAAGGTTTTCTCATTTTACGTACAATTGCTTTTAtagtaatacttttaaaattggttaactcttaaaattaaatgataacCTTTGTACTTGTTGATGTTTAGCTTCTCCTAGgtgtttccatctttctgcttccTTGGGCTCCACTTTCTCTCCGAGCACTTGTCATGCCCATACATGTTTACTCCGGACTGCTCATCTTTGGAACAGTGATCGCAACGGTACTTATGGGAGTGACTGAGAAATTGTTCTTTGCCCTGTAAGTTATATAGTTTTACTAATTGTAATATTTAAGCTGTAAAATGTTAAATACTTACCCATTGGgggaaaatgtaacaaaatttttaatattaaaaatagaaaatttaaaaatttatttttaacaaatgtattaTACATGTAGTATAGCATTAATAATGCTTGGAAGAAGGACCAAAAAGTTCAAAAAACTGTACCACTCTTACAACTATTGAGGTTACACGTGCCCTCTTAATCTTTTTGATGTGCATATCTTTATATTAATTGTAATTATAGTGTATATACATTTTGTATCgtctgtttttcaatttttaagtgCTACTGGTGTTCCAGGTGCTACATTATTTTCATACTTATAATTTTTAACGTCATACTATTTCATTGAGTTATTTTAGCATAacttaaatttctctttaatatcAAACTTTAAGGGAATTTACATAGAAGCTCTACcagtgggtattttttttaattcaagactGTTTGACACGCTGCTGCGTCACCCTATTTGTAATTGgacatactctctctttcttgtaGGAATAGTTCTGGGTACAGTACATCTCCACCAGAAGGTGTTTTCACAAATACCCTGGGCCTTCTGATTGTGGTATTTGGGGCCCTCATTTTTTGGATAGTCACCAGACCACAATGGCAGCGTCCTAAGGAACCAAATTCGATCTTTCTTCAGCCAAATGGAGGTGCTCAAGAGGGAGTGGAAGGCTCAGCAATAAACTTTAGCAACGTGGACAAATCAGATTCAGAATTAAACAATGAAGCGGcagcaaggaaaagaaacttcATCGTTGACGAGGCTGGTCAGAGATCCACCATGTAAAGGGTTGTAGAAATGTGGCCATATCACTTCACTTTTACAAACTAGCTCTACAGTTTATCGCTTCTTCTCTCTAGCCCCAAGGTGATTGGGCCACagagtcaatatttattttaatcataaagTAGGATTCCTTGGAAGAGTTTGTATTGATTGAGGCCTATGAACTTACCTGAATTGGAAAGGAGATGATCGTGTAAATAATAGCAGATATAAATTGTGGTTATGTTACCTCTTTCTTGTTGAAcacatttagcacagtgccttgcataAAACAGTCGATCAAaatgtgtctctcaaaaacaaacaaacaaacaaacaaaaaataaaaatgtgtcccTCGGTTGGTAAATTTCATCAGCTGGTGGCATCTCTGGCCTCTTGTCATTTCCTGTTAATTCTGGGAGTCCAGTTCTAACACTTTAGAATTCGATCTGGGGCAGGGTTTATGCTGCACAGATAATGTGAACagagtacagaaaaaaatttaggaaactaACTGGTTCCCTTTTCTCAGCGCTCTCTCCCCAACTAGTTTGAGCTCAGATTGGCCCTAGAGACCAGAGTTATATTAGAGCATTTTGAGGCAATGACTGAACCAAATGTAGCTAAAGAGATCTTCTCTTGTCAGACCTAGAAGTTTTTCTAAAATTCCACTTCATCCCAAAGCTCTCCCTGGGGTTTGGCATATTTTATAACCCCAGATTCCAAACCAAATTAGAATGGAATATGCCTGAAAGCTTACGTAGCATAAACTGCTCTACAAACCTCAAACAGCATTTTTTCCCgactttcctttttcattttagaaagtacTTATGTGGCACATACTACctgccagacactattctaagcactttataaatattgaCTTGTTCAATCCTTAAAGTTTTCttggtaggtactattattttctccattttacatatgggaGATCTGAAGCTCAGAATGGCTAGTGACttgccccaaggtcacacagctcatcaACGGTAGAACTGAGATTCGTCACTTGGCCATCTGACTCCTTCGTCCATGACCCTAACCACTTCTCTATGCTGTATCTTCTATTATATACTAGTTTGTACACTGCTGGAGTGCAGTGGGGTTGTTAAAGTTTAACTTCTGGCTCTCTTGTCCAAGGCAGATTTGTCAAATAACCAAGGAAAGAGGCCCACCCATACCTGGAAATAGATCATGGCACCCTGATGCAGCCAACAAGCCAAGGCCTACCTCAATGCCACTTTGATCTTAAAATTGTGTCTTGGTGACAAAGAAAGATTTGGGAAAGAATATATGTAACTTTCAACATGAATCAATTACAAGTTTTTTTCTTCAGGATCTTACCTGCTGTATAGCTTTGTTTGGGGATAGGAGAGACTCACCTCGTGGTCTGCCCTTCCCGGTGGCAAGAGCTAAGGTCCTTCCTGATTTTGGTGGAATTTTAGGTGATATCTAGAGCTTTGAGTTCTTGGTAGTGAGTTGAGAGACTCAGAGGTGACATCTTTCATGCATGGAGATCTCTGTCTTGACTCTAGCTGACTTGAATTAAGACCTAGAGTAGTGCCTTTGCTGAAAGGATGCTTTTCATTTTGGGATTGATTTTTGGTTTCCCTGCAGTTTTAAAGTGGGGCATTTTGATGTGGGTGGAAACCCTACAGTTTATaccaaatacacttttttttttttttaagtaggctccctgcccatttcatggagcccagtgtggggcttgaactcacaaccctgagatcaagacctgagctgagatcaagggtcagacacttaaccaactgagccacacagacacccctacACCAAACACACTTAACTTTTTTGGTGCTTCATAAAGTTCCTTTTAAGTTAAGTGGTAGTTACCTCCATAGACTGAATTTGAGCTTCTCTCCATCATGTTCCTTAAGCTTCATGCCTAACCATTCAAGATTCCCTTGCCAAAAcactgttttcttcttatttaattctccttCCAAAATTGGTAATGGTGTCTTAAGTATCCCCAGTACCCAGCCTAATGCCTGGCCCGCTGTAAGCACAGTTAAATTCAATATGGACAGAGCATGCTACAAATTTTGGTGTTACGTGGAAGAGTAATTGCGTTGTcacacacaaatgtattttcGATAAATGGGTGTTTCATTACAAGGAGGTGCCCCAAATTCCAGGAGTGTTTTGGGGAAGGCGATAGTCCCAATGACCGAAGCTgctattccattttatataggCCAAGGAAGAGGTTACTGGTGAAAAGTTAACTATGGATTTGGCATGAGAATATTCTATTCCATTGCAAAGTCTTTGAGCACACATCATCTCAgccctttattttctctctcatggGCTAATGCGAGGGCAATCTTACAGATATTATaagaacttctttctttctcaacctTTATGAAAACAATGCATAGtaaaatatatctagaaaaccTTTCCGAGACTCTTCTTTTAATGGGATTTTTATTCTAATGGTAATTGTACCTTTATCTTTCAAAAGCTGTATTTCCTACCTAAAGCCATCTCTCCCCAAAATATCTCATTAAAGAGtccacaaaaagaaaaggggagaagaaagCCTTAGGTATCATTTCCAAAACAGTGATTGAAATCTTCCCAAATAATTATAGCTTATATCATCTGCAGAGATAGTCTGGCTTGGCTTACCCCATAATctaatttcagaaagaaaaaaaaaaaaagcttttattttagcACTCATCTAAATCAACACTAAAGCCTTTTCTCTGGGTGGGTTTTATTGAGAAACTCAAATGAATatactttttgaattaatgttctcAGATGCATACAGCTTTCTGTGCTTCTTGTGTCAGACTGATTTCACCCTCCAGAAtactttcctttccattccttgtGTGGTTTCATTTAAGCTGTGCTGGTTAGAAACAGCATCTCAGACCTTACAATCAAATGACAAAGAAGCAATTGCACTTTTTAAGGGATACTGACAAGTGGTTCCTATTTTCTAAAGGACAAAAGAAAGTAAATGTCTTGTTTTTAATTAGGCTCTTTTCCCCACTGAGTTGAAAATTGCAGTGCAATACCGATTGACCACAACGCCAGATCTAAAACCTCAGAGAAAGAAGTAAAGTGTTATGCTAATTTTATTGCAATATGATAGAATTTTTATCTTGTTATGTCCTTCTTGTGATAACTCTGACAGAAAACTGTTAACTGCTATGTCTTAGATGTGCACATAGGAaagtatagaaaaaagaaaactattattcTTTATCCCGTAGAAGATGCCTGaacatttttaagtggaaaagattACTATGTTTAAATTTGCCTTcttatggaaaaatattaaatagcctgaatattttataattttgtagaaaaaagatacatctattttttcttgacttgtttttatatagtaataaaagttattttggaaGCGATTTGTGTGTTATCCATTTGTCCAGGCTGGATGGTGGAGGCATTGTTCTGCAAGTTTCTGTTCTATGGTTGTTTGTTTcgtggaaaaaaattttttaagtttctttattgaAAATGCTGTCAGAGTACCACACCATTTCCATTGCTGGAAGGATCAGAGGATTGTTTCAAAACTGCCAGGGTATCCTCCTCCGGGCAGGATCTGAACTGGAGCCATCCTTGTAGTGCAGAAGGGAGCCATCGGTGTAGGCAACCAAAGCAGACACAGTGTAAGTGGGAAAAGCATGGAAGGAGAGCCTATTAAAAGAGTTGGTTATTACAGAACTCTGTTTACAGTAACTTGTCCTTGAGAAAGTATATAACTCATTATGGATGA comes from the Acinonyx jubatus isolate Ajub_Pintada_27869175 chromosome C1, VMU_Ajub_asm_v1.0, whole genome shotgun sequence genome and includes:
- the LOC106988614 gene encoding plasma membrane ascorbate-dependent reductase CYBRD1 — translated: MAMDGYRGFLGLLVSALLVGFLSVLFTLIWVLHYREGLGWDGTALEFNWHPVLVVTGFVFIQGIAIIVYRLPWTWKCSKLLMKSIHAGLHAVAAILAIISLVAVFDFHNAKNIPNMYSLHSWVGLTVVILYILQLLLGVSIFLLPWAPLSLRALVMPIHVYSGLLIFGTVIATVLMGVTEKLFFALNSSGYSTSPPEGVFTNTLGLLIVVFGALIFWIVTRPQWQRPKEPNSIFLQPNGGAQEGVEGSAINFSNVDKSDSELNNEAAARKRNFIVDEAGQRSTM